The genomic segment TCGGTTTTTTGTTTTCTTTATCTGCCTTTACTGCAATTGGAGTTCCATGTTCATCAGTAGCGCAAACCATCAAAACATCGTTTCCTATCATTCTATTGTACCTTGCGTAAATATCCGCAGGCAAATAGGTTGAACGGATGTGGCCCAAGTGACATGGTCCATTTGCATAAGGAAGTGCACATGAAATAAAAATCTTTGACATTTATCTAATCCCCTTATTTATTTTAAACATGATATAATTATGTAATTTATATATAATAAAGTATTATTTTTTAACAGTGTTATAATTAAATTATTTGAAAATAACTGAAAAAATATTATGGCCTTAAAAGATTTGGCAGAAAAATCAAAAGAGCTTACTTCATATAATTATTTTACTCATACCCATCGATTAATGCTTATCCGATAAAGACCTGAAAATAATAACAGGTCATGAACAGACGGGTAAAACCTAAATTTTTCAAACAAAAATCAATATTGATTTTTAAAATGAGTTATCTATTTAATAAATGAAATAAAAAGTTAAAAACATGGCTGAAATTTCATATATCAACCCGTTGTCAAATGAAGGAAGACAAATCATAAGTCAGTACGGCGATTTAAATCAGATTTTTGAAGAGGACGAATCATTAGTTGACATTATCATTCATACAAACAATCAGAAAATATCAGATGATTCCCTGATTCCCAAATCATATGCCGATTATGCCATGAAACGTGTTCAATGGGCAATTGAAAAAAAGAACAATAAAAATTTCACACAGGCCGAATTTGAATACCTGACCAATTCAGATTTGTTTATGCAGGACGTGGTGATTTTTCACATTTTATGCCAGGCCATAGCCATTCAGTTTAATTTGGGTTCACGTGAAACCAGGCTTTTTGTTGAATCTCAGGGAACACTGATTCTTGAAAGACTTGCAAAGATACCTCCAATGTCCCGGGCAGAAATCATTGATGAAGTTTTGGATGAAGTCAAGGTAGACGGAGCAATCAACTGGAAATCCCTAAGAGAAGTTATTTCTACAAAAAAACTCAAACTGACAGATTTATTAATTGATAATGGAGAGATTATTCTCCAGCAGGACGACTTTCTGGAACGTTTCAGCGACAAGTTCACTGACAGAAGCCCTGAGAGAATGTACGGAATATTAATCGGAGACAGCGTCAAGGAACAGATATTGTCCAGACTGATTATGCAAAAAACAGAGGAATACATTGCCAGAATTAAGGAAATGTCTCAAAGAATAGAGATTCATCCTGCAATCATAAAAATCGGAGAGGAGCTTAAAGACTTTATTCCCGAAGAAATCAGCAAATACAATCAGTATTATGCAGGAAGCGGAGGAATCTACGGTACAGTTCAGGCAGGAAAATTAAATCCTGATGCATTTCCGCCTTGTATTGAAGCTACAGTTAATGGAGTCTCATCAGGTGGACGTAATGATGCAATTGTACTGCTTTTAACATCATTTGCTTCATATGCAAGATTATATCCAAGGATATTTGCCTCTGATGAAAGCGTTAAAGTATCAGACATGGATCCTGACCTTTCAATAACCGAAAATGAAATCCTGCCTCTGATATTTGATGCTGCAGACAACTGTACACCGCCATTATTTGAGGACCAGCCGCAGGAAAAAATCAACATCATTTCAAAATTGGGTTTCGGAATGCATGACAGACTTGACATCAACCATGAAGGCGAAACAAAATGGTACACTCCGATGAGCTGTGAGAAAATAAAGATACACCTGCCTCATCTATGCCATCCGGACAAATCATGTAAAGGCATTAACAATCCCTTATCATGTTACGGGCGTAAAAAATTCCAGCTGGACAAGGAAGCTCCTAAAGACTAGAATGGGAAAACTGAAACGGATTATGATCTTCTATAATCGCATCATAATATTTATTTAATATCTTGGATTCCCACATGTTATAATTTGACTGCTCATTTTTTTCAAAATTGTATGCTAAAATCCCAATTGTGCGTTCATACTCATCAATGCCTTTCTTTTCACAAAAATCAGTAATTATATCAGGAATATACTCACAGGGATCGTCACTGCTGAACTCCAAAAACTCCTCATATTCATTTTTAGAAAAGAATTCCTGTTCTCTGACAGG from the uncultured Methanobrevibacter sp. genome contains:
- the priL gene encoding DNA primase large subunit PriL; the encoded protein is MAEISYINPLSNEGRQIISQYGDLNQIFEEDESLVDIIIHTNNQKISDDSLIPKSYADYAMKRVQWAIEKKNNKNFTQAEFEYLTNSDLFMQDVVIFHILCQAIAIQFNLGSRETRLFVESQGTLILERLAKIPPMSRAEIIDEVLDEVKVDGAINWKSLREVISTKKLKLTDLLIDNGEIILQQDDFLERFSDKFTDRSPERMYGILIGDSVKEQILSRLIMQKTEEYIARIKEMSQRIEIHPAIIKIGEELKDFIPEEISKYNQYYAGSGGIYGTVQAGKLNPDAFPPCIEATVNGVSSGGRNDAIVLLLTSFASYARLYPRIFASDESVKVSDMDPDLSITENEILPLIFDAADNCTPPLFEDQPQEKINIISKLGFGMHDRLDINHEGETKWYTPMSCEKIKIHLPHLCHPDKSCKGINNPLSCYGRKKFQLDKEAPKD